One genomic region from Balaenoptera acutorostrata chromosome 1, mBalAcu1.1, whole genome shotgun sequence encodes:
- the IGFN1 gene encoding immunoglobulin-like and fibronectin type III domain-containing protein 1 isoform X1: MGAGGAVDPLRPWTPLFLSWPQEGEMAPWGFDNQTKHCLQHLGKHYQFQIRDLRPEDAGIYRVRVQDAAVSSTELEASAVLPRVVVPLAGARCEEQGDAVLEGTVSGPCPSATWRFRPRPLRRSDRYEVLVSTDGLTHQLLVRRACFSDMGLYSLGAKLHTSSAWLVVEAGKDKSLLTASTDHQQQVQRAQSPEDSRSIRDDGGRLREQDPTGSSLQGAGLASGLTAGPDRGGLGGPGYTLMGDVEAADSAWGPRPARKGFLEEGGRVTPLGENQLHGEGRRDRSLPGGLGEGLESGLGLEGDQQQGRSRNSEGDGCSGTAGGRKAGSRRPQAGGLGHSGAGKGHGEDPRSWLPRLSQEQPWDAQLGPGTRERAPQGSHAGHVGCRSEGEGMEILQGQSLDEVGGEAGLSGERGRGAAGAAQGSGTGLGDTRGRRRVGAPGALEPSRGRGCSSMAGRGPESWGSRKGSGAAHGDWRCSLGSRESPEQTSECKDFQETPISGGGNIPLGHGGPEAKAGSSLQEAGDGGPRGSGDGGRGYKTSPGGPGGPGGWERGPQGLRGREGPETAGTFGEAEDGSSSPQDSRAWTAGQRGTAEAGRIGSEGPGPWNDTRSSPSKSGAHCGPGALGSGRRQGGEGGAQVAGLMGSGRGVDGRSHRLRGPSGPGGTLGDTDGFRGAGTMGSEPDFWDGPWSSREKGPRGEMGHGDGVGGSGATESRFGDGFGDPRGAGLEYGAGYSDGSGRPGAVGSGRAGGRVASGALGGTESEEGGGDRHGSEVPGGMWSGNRDGCGPAGRGSEGLARPKGGLGGPDGGPVGDAGTCAEAGGASRGWGDTGPAGRHHPDGGLGSPGTAGSVGRGGLRASAAVETVGEGHTGAEPGGSGRIGPWGQTGAYGGFRAPGALGASGEGGHEDGSGASGSLRAAGKVRDADGARGLGAGTSGDGAGYGDAIWGPQAPAPHAGVASESPGADESGKVLGFGDGSGAAGPLPTGSISVYGGGSRGLEPGAMEPRAEAGFRDGSGGLGGIGSGGLGGIGSGGLGGIGSGGLGGIGSGAKAGYRGDLGGSGGTGSGGEAGYRDGLRDTKGMESGSEAGCRGAAGGSGEMRPGAETGCGDGAGRFGGTGSPAGVGGEGGPGGQEATAHGSVYWAASEGSYGGTGPKDGPERGRGTGLVGGAGAGLGSGMAARPGTADGTAHRDRPRGPGLLRIHGGPQMLSDGQGSRSGLGGSGPPGTPEAWGAVGSDGKSGIRGWQGSSGLPGSPGHRGAPIGEGGSAGHAAGVRASGIPDGRGAAQDETWAGTAAWESGHDQAFWEAGPGAADRGPAAGQGALAPQGSGAAQLGGGRMGAGLGGSAGTGQGLDSSRMPGERGRSMSGSAGGRGKSHAWGPGWEGQGSGQDNTGARDRSPGSRASSSLQEEDATFGGTHEGPQASWGGDRAPGREEAGGGQSPGFLDGKASGLGRSRASGPGDSGVPGKGTSAGRENGSTQRPGDSGRQGAWEGLHGPFGRKDSGDRSQGTQGPGSQRGTGQRGGRGFLREQESPEAKDGRARRPGALKESGRSERRLGPYRNRTQTWSRVEVGAAQRWGADKARDLGEPPGGEDGRCPGKPPSRPGSRKASKEGGSDVHGQRTDATRSPGSRHKPGAGGFSEEARGPTGHFSQGLADLEVQRGEDAVLSCTLTSDLGPGAWFKDGVKLSAQDGVAFEQDGLAHRVLIAHAEGTQAGRYSFVAGDQQSEATLTVHDPPVIAPDVTAKLREPLVVKAGKPVTMKVRFQSCLPVQATWSKDGAEVAGDNGTGAQVAVGDSFTRLCLPSASKKDRGRYSVTLRSKGGSVQAELTLRVLDKPQPPQGPLEVQDGHGAGVCLRWRPPRDDGGQALQHYVVERRQAGLSTWLKVGEPPADSTTFTDAQAEQGKKYSFRVRAVTAEGPGEALESEEVLVAPEVLPGPPPPPVILSASSQSITLSWTAPRGPGSAHILGYLIEKRKKGRNTWVAVNQQPVPEKKWTVLDLRQGCQYEFRVTAVAPSGPGEPGPPSDAVFARDPMTRGAWAGPPGPVRDLRVTDTSHTSITLSWAQPDPQDGDEALGYAVELGDSASLQWSPCHAGTVPGTTYTVKGLRPREGYVVRVTAVNDGGRGPPTALDTVVQAMPVSVCPKFLMDASTKDLLTVRAGDTVRVPVHFEAASMPDVTWLKGGLPLPKRSVTSVKDGLTQLLVPAASLADSGLYTVVLRSPRGEEATYSFRLRVAARPRAPGPILLREGALGSVIVEWVPSPDEADGRAAPLHYTVLTRSSAHAPWRPAAERLHTCRFTLVDALPGYKYHFRVVAKNELGASEPSDTRHPWVVPRQPPDRDTVKAPSYQEPHLSQKPRFLVGLRPRTLPLGCECCMTCAVQGWPLPRVTWFKNDQSLAGDPAVYSTDLLGVCSLVIPSVSAEDGGTYKAVAENTLGQAVSTATLIVVESSSEP; this comes from the exons GGTGGTTGAAG CTGGGAAGGATAAAAGCCTTCTGACCGCGAGCACTGACCACCAGCAGCAGGTACAACGAGCCCAGAGCCCAGAAGATTCCAGGAGCATCCGTGATGACGGGGGGAGACTCAGAGAGCAGGACCCTACAGGGAGCTCCCTCCAGGGGGCCGGGCTGGCTTCTGGGCTCACAGCCGGCCCAGACAGAGGTGGCCTGGGTGGGCCCGGCTACACTTTGATGGGGGACGTGGAGGCGGCCGACTCAGCCTGGGGCCCCAGACCGGCAAGAAAGGGCTTTCTGGAAGAAGGGGGCAGAGTCACTCCTCTTGGTGAAAATCAGCTCCATGGAGAGGGACGCAGGGACAGGAGCCTTCCAGGGGGCTTAGGGGAGGGCCTAGAATCAGGGCTGGGCCTCGAAGGGGACCAACAGCAAGGTCGTAGCCGCAACAGCGAGGGGGACGGATGCTCTGGGACGGCAGGAGGCAGGAAGGCTGGGTCCCGGCGTCCTCAGGCTGGAGGGCTGGGGCAcagtggggcagggaaggggcatGGAGAGGACCCCAGGAGTTGGCTGCCCAGGCTCAGCCAGGAACAGCCCTGGGACGCTCAGCTGGGGCCTGGGACCAGAGAGCGGGCCCCGCAGGGATCCCACGCTGGTCATGTGGGGTGTCGGTCAgaaggggaggggatggagatTTTGCAGGGGCAGAGCCTGGATGAGGTGGGGGGAGAGGCTGGTCTgagtggggaaagggggagaggagcAGCAGGGGCAGCGCAGGGCAGCGGGACCGGCCTGGGGGACACCAGGGGCCGCCGCAGGGTGGGAGCTCCGGGGGCCCTGGAGCCTTCCAGAGGAAGAGGTTGTAGCTCCATGGCAGGCAGGGGCCCTGAGTCCTGGGGCTCTCGGAAAGGTAGTGGTGCTGCCCATGGGGACTGGAGGTGCTCCTTGGGGTCAAGGGAGTCTCCAGAACAGACCTCTGAATGCAAGGACTTCCAGGAGACACCAATATCTGGTGGCGGGAACATCCCCCTGGGGCATGGGGGCCCTGAAGCCAAAGCTGGGTCTTCACTGCAGGAGGCAGGTGATGGAGGCCCACGGGGgtctggggatgggggaaggggctACAAAACTAGCCCTGGAGGCCCAGGGGGTCCCGGGGGCTGGGAAAGGGGCCCACAGGGGCTCAGGGGAAGGGAGGGCCCGGAGACGGCGGGGACCTTCGGCGAGGCAGAGGATGGCTCCAGCAGCCCCCAGGATTCCCGAGCCTGGACAGCCGGGCAGAGGGGAACAGCGGAGGCGGGCAGAATAGGGTCTGAGGGCCCAGGCCCTTGGAATGACACACGGTCCAGCCCCAGCAAATCCGGGGCCCACTGTGGGCCCGGAGCGCTGGGGTCTGGTAGGAGGCAAGGGGGTGAGGGGGGCGCCCAGGTGGCTGGGCTGATGGGGTCTGGTCGGGGCGTGGATGGCAGAAGCCACAGGCTAAGAGGTCCTTCAGGCCCTGGTGGGACACTGGGAGACACGGATGGGTTCAGAGGTGCAGGGACCATGGGGTCTGAGCCAGATTTCTGGGATGGTCCGTGGAGCTCCAGGGAGAAAGGACCCAGAGGTGAGATGGGCCACGGGGATGGCGTGGGAGGCTCAGGGGCGACGGAGTCTAGATTTGGTGATGGCTTCGGGGACCCCAGGGGAGCAGGCCTTGAATACGGCGCTGGTTACAGTGATGGCTCAGGGAGGCCGGGAGCCGTGGGGTCTGGTCGTGCTGGTGGCCGAGTCGCCTCTGGGGCCCTTGGGGGAACAGAGTCTGAGGAAGGGGGTGGTGACAGGCACGGCTCAGAGGTGCCCGGGGGGATGTGGTCTGGAAACAGAGATGGTTGTGGTCCTGCCGGAAGGGGGTCTGAGGGACTTGCTCGTCCCAAGGGTGGCTTGGGCGGCCCTGACGGAGGGCCCGTGGGTGATGCCGGGACGTGTGCAGAGGCCGGGGGGGCATCCAGAGGCTGGGGGGATACTGGCCCTGCAGGAAGGCATCATCCTGATGGCGGTCTGGGGAGTCCGGGGACAGCGGGGTCTGTGGGGCGAGGTGGCCTCAGGGCCTCGGCCGCAGTGGAGACTGTTGGGGAGGGACACACAGGGGCAGAACCAGGGGGCTCGGGGAGAATAGGGCCTTGGGGTCAGACTGGGGCTTACGGGGGCTTCAGAGCCCCAGGGGCTCTGGGGGCTTCTGGAGAAGGAGGCCATGAAGATGGCTCTGGGGCTTCAGGGTCTCTGAGGGCAGCGGGCAAAGTGCGAGATGCGGATGGGGCCAGGGGCCTTGGCGCTGGGACCTCTGGAGACGGAGCCGGTTATGGGGATGCTATCTGGGGCCCCCAGGCACCAGCTCCTCACGCGGGGGTGGCCTCTGAGAGCCCGGGGGCTGATGAGTCTGGTAAAGTGCTGGGCTTTGGGGATGGATCAGGAGCAGCAGGGCCTCTGCCCACCGGCAGCATATCAGTTTACGGAGGGGGGTCGAGGGGTCTTGAGCCTGGGGCGATGGAGCCAAGGGCTGAGGCAGGCTTTAGAGATGGTTCAGGAGGCCTTGGAGGGATTGGTTCAGGAGGCCTTGGAGGGATTGGTTCAGGAGGCCTTGGAGGGATTGGTTCAGGAGGCCTTGGAGGGATTGGTTCAGGGGCTAAGGCTGGTTATAGGGGCGATTTAGGGGGTTCTGGAGGAACTGGTTCAGGGGGTGAGGCAGGTTACAGGGACGGTTTGAGGGATACTAAGGGAATGGAGTCAGGGAGTGAGGCAGGGTGTAGGGGAGCCGCAGGAGGATCTGGGGAGATGCGGCCAGGGGCTGAGACGGGCTGCGGAGACGGTGCAGGGAGGTTTGGAGGGACAGGCTCCCCAGCTGGAGTGGGAGGTGAGGGTGGACCCGGAGGCCAGGAAGCCACGGCACATGGGTCAGTATACTGGGCAGCCTCAGAGGGGTCTTACGGTGGCACAGGTCCCAAGGATGGTCCGGAGAGGGGCAGAGGGACGGGGCTCGTGGGAGGGGCAGGTGCTGGGCTGGGCTCCGGGATGGCTGCGAGGCCTGGCACCGCAGACGGTACAGCACACAGGGACAGGCCCAGGGGCCCAGGGCTGCTGCGGATTCACGGAGGCCCTCAGATGCTTTCAGATGGGCAGGGCTCCAGGAGTGGTTTGGGGGGCTCTGGACCCCCAGGCACCCCTGAGGCATGGGGGGCTGTTGGCTCGGATGGAAAGTCAGGCATCAGAGGGTGGCAAGGTAGCTCTGGGCTCCCAGGGTCCCCTGGGCACAGAGGGGCTCCCATTGGGGAGGGAGGGTCTGCAGGCCACGCAGCGGGTGTGAGGGCTTCTGGGATTCCTGACGGTCGGGGGGCAGCGCAGGATGAGACCTGGGCAGGGACAGCTGCTTGGGAATCCGGACATGACCAGGCCTTCTGGGAAGCAGGTCCAGGGGCAGCAGACAGGGGTCCAGCGGCTGGCCAGGGGGCGTTGGCACCTCAGGGTTCCGGGGCTGCACAGCTGGGTGGcgggaggatgggggcagggttggggggctCAGCAGGTACAGGCCAGGGTCTGGACAGCAGCCGGATGCCCGGGGAAAGGGGCAGATCCATGTCAGGGTCTGCCGGTGGGCGCGGAAAAAGCCATGCTTGGGGCCCAGGCTGGGAAGGCCAGGGATCTGGCCAAGACAACACAGGTGCCAGGGACCGGTCCCCAGGCTCCAGGGCTTCAAGCTCCCTGCAGGAGGAAGATGCCACTTTCGGGGGGACCCATGAAGGGCCACAAGCCTCGTGGGGCGGGGACAGGGCTCCAGGCAGAGAGGAGGCCGGTGGGGGGCAAAGCCCAGGGTTCCTGGATGGCAAAGCTTCAGGTCTTGGAAGGAGCAGGGCTAGCGGCCCAGGGGACTCAGGTGTCCCGGGTAAGGGGACTTCTGCTGGGAGGGAGAATGGCTCCACCCAAAGGCCTGGGGATTCGGGACGTCAGGGAGCCTGGGAGGGCCTACATGGTCCCTTCGGCAGAAAAGACTCTGGAGACAGGTCACAGGGGACCCAGGGGCCTGGCTCTCAGCGGGGCACAGgacagaggggaggaaggggcttcCTGAGGGAGCAGGAGTCCCCGGAGGCTAAGGATGGTAGGGCCCGACGTCCAGGGGCCCTAAAGGAGTCTGGCAGGTCAGAAAGGAGGCTCGGCCCGTACAGGAACAGGACTCAGACGTGGTCCAGGGTCGAGGTGGGAGCAGCACAGAGATGGGGAGCAGACAAGGCCAGAGACCTGGGGGAACCGCCTGGAGGCGAGGACGGGCGgtgcccagggaagccccccagccgTCCTGGCAGCAGGAAAGCCAGCAAAGAGGGCGGGTCAGATGTCCACGGCCAGAGGACGGACGCCACCCGGAGTCCCGGATCCAGACACAAGCCTGGCGCGGGCGGTTTCTCCGAGGAGGCCCGAG GCCCTACAGGCCACTTCTCCCAGGGCCTGGCTGACCTGGAGGTGCAGCGCGGGGAGGATGCTGTGCTCTCCTGCACCCTCACCAGCGACCTGGGACCCGGAGCCTGGTTTAAGGATGGGGTCAAG CTCAGCGCCCAGGACGGAGTCGCCTTCGAGCAGGACGGGCTGGCGCACAGGGTCCTCATTGCCCACGCGGAGGGGACCCAGGCCGGGAGGTACAGCTTTGTAGCCGGCGACCAGCAGAGTGAGGCCACGCTGACTGTCCACG ACCCCCCGGTCATCGCTCCCGACGTGACAGCAAAGCTGAGGGAGCCGCTGGTGGTCAAGGCGGGGAAGCCAGTGACCATGAAGGTCCGCTTCCAGAGCTGCCTCCCGGTCCAGGCCACCTGGAGCAAGGACGGGGCCGAGGTGGCCGGCGACAACGGCACAGGAGCCCAGGTGGCGGTGGGGGACAGCTTCACGCGGCTGTGCCTCCCCAGCGCCAGCAAGAAGGACCGCGGCCGGTACAGCGTGACCCTGAGGAGCAAGGGCGGCTCCGTGCAGGCCGAGCTCACCCTGCGAGTCCTAG ACAAGCCTCAGCCCCCACAGGGCCCCCTGGAGGTGCAGGACGGCCACGGGGCTGGCGTCTGCCTCCGCTGGCGGCCCCCAAGGGACGACGGGGGCCAGGCCCTGCAGCATTACGTGGTGGAGAGGCGGCAGGCTGGCCTCAGCACTTGGCTGAAGGTGGGCGAGCCCCCTGCGGACAGCACCACCTTCACAGATGCCCAGGCGGAGCAGGGCAAGAAGTACAGCTTCCGCGTGCGGGCCGTGACCGCGGAGGGGCCTGGGGAGGCCCTGGAGTCCGAGGAGGTGCTGGTGGCTCCCGAGG TTCTGCCcgggccccctcccccaccagtcATCCTGTCGGCCTCCAGCCAAAGCATCACTCTGTCATGGACGGCACCTCGGGGCCCGGGCAGTGCCCACATCCTGGGCTACCTGATCGAGAAGCGCAAGAAGGGAAGGAACACCTGGGTGGCAGTGAACCAGCAGCCGGTGCCTG AGAAGAAGTGGACGGTGCTGGACCTGAGGCAGGGCTGTCAGTACGAGTTCCGGGTCACAGCCGTGGCCCCCTCTGGCCCCGGGGAGCCTGGGCCCCCATCGGATGCCGTCTTTGCTCGGGACCCCATGA CCCGTGGTGCCTGGGCAGGACCCCCCGGGCCCGTGAGGGATCTCCGGGTCACGGACACGTCGCACACCAGCATCACCCTGAGCTGGGCCCAACCGGACCCTCAGGACGGGGACGAAGCGCTGGGCTATGCGGTGGAGCTGGGCGACTCAGCCAGCCTGCAGTGGAGTCCGTGCCACGCAGGCACCGTGCCGGGCACTACCTACACGGTCAAGGGGCTGCGGCCTCGGGAGGGCTACGTCGTGCGGGTGACAGCCGTGAATGACGGGGGCCGAGGCCCGCCCACTGCCCTGGACACGGTGGTGCAAGCCATGCCCGTCAGTG TCTGTCCCAAGTTCCTCATGGACGCCAGCACGAAGGACTTGCTGACGGTCAGAGCTGGGGACACGGTTCGTGTGCCTGTCCACTTTGAG GCCGCCTCCATGCCGGACGTGACCTGGCTAAAGGGTGGCTTGCCCTTGCCTAAAAGAAGCGTGACCTCCGTCAAGGACGGCCTCACCCAGCTCCTGGTCCCCGCGGCCAGCCTCGCTGACAGCGGCCTCTACACTGTGGTGCTGAGGAGCCCGCGGGGGGAGGAGGCCACCTATAGCTTCCGCCTCAGGGTGGCAG CGCGCCCACGGGCCCCGGGGCCCATCCTCCTGCGGGAGGGCGCGCTGGGCTCGGTGATCGTCGAGTGGGTGCCGTCCCCGGACGAGGCCGATGGGAGGGCCGCCCCGCTGCACTACACGGTGCTGACGCGCTCCTCCGCGCACGCGCCCTGGCGCCCCGCGGCCGAGCGCCTGCACACCTGCCGCTTCACCCTGGTGGACGCCCTCCCGGGCTACAAGTACCACTTCCGCGTGGTGGCCAAGAACGAGCTGGGCGCCAGCGAGCCCTCGGACACGCGCCACCCCTGGGTCGTCCCGCGGCAGCCGCCAG ACAGGGACACGGTGAAGGCGCCCAGCTACCAGGAGCCGCACCTGAGCCAGAAGCCCCGCTTCCTGGTGGGCCTGCGGCCCCGCACGCTGCCCCTGGGCTGTGAGTGCTGTATGACCTGCGCCGTGCAGGGCTGGCCGCTGCCCCGCGTCACCTGGTTCAAGAACGACCAGAGCCTGGCGGGCGACCCCGCCGTGTACAGCACCGACCTGCTGGGCGTGTGCTCCCTGGTCATCCCCAGCGTCTCGGCCGAGGACGGTGGCACGTACAAGGCGGTGGCCGAGAACACACTGGGCCAGGCGGTCAGCACCGCCACCCTCATCGTCGTGG AATCTAGCTCTGAGCCCTGA